A stretch of the Vigna radiata var. radiata cultivar VC1973A chromosome 9, Vradiata_ver6, whole genome shotgun sequence genome encodes the following:
- the LOC106772937 gene encoding pectinesterase 2 has translation MASLFSSSSSFSLLISLLLIPLLFSSVAFSYSLKDIQSWCNQTPYPQPCEYYLTNHAFNTPIKSKSDFLKVSLQLALDRAERGKLNTHSIGPKCRNDHEKSAWNDCIQLYEYTIQRLNKTLDSHTKCTQTDAQTWLSTALTNLETCRIGFYELGVTDYILPLLSNNVTKLLSNTLSLNKDPNTQFKPPSTQEGFPTWVKPSDRKLLQSSSAASKANVIVAKDGSGKYTTVKAAVDAAPSSSGRYVIYVKSGVYNEQVEVKSKNIMLVGDGIGKTIITGSKSVGGGSTTFNSATVAAVGDGFIAQDITFRNTAGAANHQAVALRSGSDLSVFYRCSFEGYQDTLYVHSERQFYRECDIYGTVDFIFGNAAVVLQNCNIYARSPPQKTITVTAQGRTDPNQNTGIIIHNSKVTGASGFNPSSVKSYLGRPWKQYSRTVFMKTYLDSLINPAGWMEWDGNFALDTLYYAEYANTGPGSSTANRVTWKGYHVLTSASQATPFTVGNFIAGNSWIPNTGVPFTSGL, from the exons ATGGCATCactattttcatcttcatcttcattttccttACTAATATCCCTTCTACTTATTCCCTTGCTATTTTCCTCTGTGGCCTTCTCTTACTCATTGAAAGATATTCAATCATGGTGCAACCAAACCCCTTACCCTCAACCTTGTGAGTACTACTTGACCAACCATGCCTTCAACACACCTATCAAAAGCAAATCCGATTTTCTCAAAGTTTCCCTTCAACTTGCCTTAGATAGAGCAGAAAGGGGTAAACTAAACACGCATTCCATAGGGCCAAAGTGCCGCAACGACCATGAAAAATCTGCATGGAACGATTGCATTCAACTCTACGAGTACACCATTCAAAGACTCAACAAAACTCTTGACTCCCACACCAAATGCACACAAACTGATGCACAAACATGGCTCAGCACAGCCCTCACAAACCTCGAGACATGTAGAATCGGCTTCTATGAACTTGGTGTCACAGATTACATCCTACCCTTATTATCCAATAAtgtcacaaagttgttgagcaACACCCTCTCTCTCAACAAGGACCCCAATACCCAGTTCAAACCACCTAGTACCCAAGAGGGATTCCCTACATGGGTGAAACCAAGTGATAGAAAGTTGCTGCAATCATCTTCAGCAGCTTCTAAGGCTAATGTGATTGTGGCCAAAGATGGTTCTGGAAAGTACACAACAGTGAAAGCTGCTGTTGATGCTGCTCCAAGTAGCAGTGGAAGGTATGTGATATATGTGAAGAGTGGAGTATACAATGAACAAGTTGAGGTTAAATCAAAGAATATTATGTTGGTTGGAGATGGAATTGGAAAAACCATAATCACAGGTAGCAAAAGTGTTGGAGGAGGCTCCACAACATTCAATTCAGCCACTGTTG CTGCTGTGGGTGATGGATTCATTGCTCAAGACATCACATTCAGGAACACTGCAGGAGCAGCAAATCATCAAGCAGTGGCATTGCGTTCTGGTTCAGATCTTTCAGTATTTTATAGATGCAGTTTTGAAGGTTATCAAGACACATTATATGTTCATTCAGAGAGGCAATTCTACAGAGAATGTGACATATATGGCACAGTGGATTTCATCTTTGGCAATGCTGCTGTGGTTTTGCAAAACTGCAACATCTATGCCAGAAGCCCTCCTCAGAAAACCATCACAGTCACTGCTCAGGGTAGAACTGACCCTAACCAGAACACTGGAATCATCATCCACAACTCCAAGGTGACTGGTGCCTCAGGCTTCAACCCTAGTTCTGTGAAATCATACCTTGGCAGGCCCTGGAAGCAGTACTCAAGAACAGTGTTCATGAAGACCTATCTTGACAGTTTGATCAACCCTGCTGGATGGATGGAATGGGATGGTAACTTTGCTTTGGACACTTTGTATTATGCAGAATATGCAAACACTGGTCCTGGCTCCAGCACTGCCAATAGGGTCACTTGGAAGGGTTACCATGTTCTCACAAGCGCATCTCAGGCCACACCTTTTACTGTTGGAAACTTCATTGCTGGCAACTCTTGGATACCTAACACTGGTGTTCCTTTTACCTCTGGACTTTAG